The genomic DNA CCACTTGAATATGAAGTATTTTCTGCTTTAAAATGGAAAAAGGAAGTTTTTCCTTCACCAAATCCAAGAAGGTGACGAGACGAATATGGAACAAAAGACGGTAACACAAATGATTAAAGGAAACTTTTCGGCATTATCTTCAGGTCAGAAGAAAGTAGCAGAGTTTTTACTAGAGCATTTGGATGAAGGATCGCTGCTCACGGCTTTCCAAATTGGGCGAAAAGTGGGTGTTAGTGAAACAACCGTCATTCGTCTAGCGTATGCACTCGGCTTTAGTGGCTACTCAGAAATGCAGGAAACGATTCGAAGAGAGTGGCTAACACATGTACAACCAGGAAAAAGTGAAGGAAAACCTTCAAGTAGAGATGGCTTTGAAGAAAATCAGTTGTTTCATCAAATCATTGAGAAGGAAAGCCAAGTTCTTAATCAATTGCTTAATCAATTAGAAATAGACCAAATATGGCAAGTAGTGGATGAGCTTCATCAATCAAAGCAGATCTTTATCGCTGGCTTTGGTAGTTCCTACGCTGCTGCTTACTGGTTGTATTACGCACTAAAACAGATGAGAGAAAACGTGGTTCTCTCAAGCCCAACTGGTTTTTTGCCTGAAGAAATATGTGAACTTGATGAACAGTCGACCGTTATTATGTTTTCCTATCCTCGTTATCGAAGTGAATCTCTTAAGCTAGCAAACTATGCAAACAATCAAAAAGCAACCCTCATAGCGATTACAGATCGGCAGCTTTCGCCTATTGGCCAGCTAGCTCAATTGACCTTAACGACAGAGGAGCATTTGGAATCGAGTCATCATTCGATTGCATCAGTGATTGGTTTGCTTCAGGTGATCATCTCTGGAATGAACAAAAGAAACACTCAAAACAGCCATGTCCGTCAGAAGAAATTAGAGCAGTTATATTCCGAGCAAAATATTTTTTTAGAATGAAAAATAATTACTTACGAGGAGGTTTATCCTATATGACCAATGCTTCAAATGTTAGAGCAGAAAGAAAGGAAGCGTCACAAAGATCCTTTTCTGTTCAAGATTATATGAAATTTATCTTACCATCCTTAATCGGTATTATGTTATTTATTATTCCAATTTCAAATGGTGAAGGAATTACGATCCCAGTTGCCTTCCTTGCCAGTCAATTAAATAACGTATTTGTTGATCAAATTCCAGCCTTTGCAACAGGTGTAATTATCCTATCTGTATTAGGCTCACTTATTGCTGTTATTGCCAAACCACAATTTATTATCGAAAATACCTTTTTAAATAAACTGTTAAATGTGAGCAAGTTTTGGTTGATTGCACGTGTATTAGGGGCAATATTTACAGTAATCGCACTAACTGAAGTTGGACCGGAGTTTATTTCCTCCGAAAATACGGGAGGGATGTTGCTATTTAGCTTACTTCCGATTCTATTAACCACTTTTTTACTTGCAGGATTTTTATTGCCTCTTCTTTTAAACTTTGGTTTATTAGAGTTTTTTGGGGCATTAACCATGAAGATTATGCGACCAATTTTTAAACTGCCTGGACGTTCTTCTCTTGACTGCTTAGCATCATGGGTAGGCGACGGGACAATTGGTGTACTGCTAACAACCAAACAATATGAGGAAGGCTATTATACGAAAAGAGAAGCAGCGGTTATTGCCACAACCTTCTCCGTTGTTTCTATCACTTTTACGATTGTAGTCATTCAGTACTTGAATCTTGATAAATACTTTCTTCATTATTATGCAACGATCGTTATTGCTGGATTAGCAGCAGCTGTGATCATGCCGCGTATTCCACCGCTTTCTAGAAAAGCAGACACTGGCTATGAGCATGCTACGTTAGTAAAGGAAACGAGCATTCCAGCTGGAACATCGTACGCCCAATGGGGATTAGAACAAGCAGTAAGTAAAGCAAAGACAAATACTAGTATAAAGGCAACGCTAAAAGAAGGACTTCAAAATGTGCTTGATATGTGGATGGGTGTCCTACCAATCGTTATGGCTATTGGAGTCACTGCTTTAGTGATTGCAGAATTTACTCCGGTATTCTCCATACTAGGAAAGCCATTTGAGCCGATCTTAACGTTAATGCAAATACCAGAAGCAGACCAAGCGGCTCAAACGATGGTGGTTGGATTTGCGGACATGTTCTTACCAGCCATTATTGGTAGTGGAATCGAAAGTGAATTAACTCGTTTTGTCATTGCATGTGTATCCGTTACCCAACTGATTTACCTTTCTGAGATGGGCGGATTACTACTAGGATCAAAACTGCCGGTTAGCTTCAAGGATTTAGTACTAATCTTCTTAATTCGTACGGCTATTACTTTACCGATTGTTGCCATTGCAGCACATATTATCTTTTAACTAGAAGGGTTCTGACACAAATGGTTCTTTTGGAAAACTTTATTGATACAGAGCGGAAACAAATTTTGAATACGTATAAAGAACTTCATGAGCTTGCCGAGCCAAGCTGGAAGGAAGAAAAAACCTCTCTGTATGTAAGGCAAAAGCTAGAAAGGGCTGGATTTGATGTCCAAACCTTTCAGGGTCATTATGGATTGATAGCTGAAATTAAGGGTGAAAGTCATGAGGTAATCGCAGTTCGTGCGGACATGGATGCTCTTTTGCAAGAGATAGATGGTGTCGTACAAGCGAATCATTCATGTGGTCATGATGGTCATAGTACGATGGTGTTATTCACTGCACTTGCACTTGCTAAAATAAAACATCATCATACCATTCGCTTTATCTTTCAGCCAGCAGAGGAAAAGGCAGAGGGTGCGCTAAAAATGATTGAAGAAGGCGCGCTGGAAAATGTAAAGTTTCTTTGTGGAATTCATTTGAGACCAGCATTTGAGGTTGCAAATGGAATGGCTGCCCCAGTAATCTTGCACGGTGCTTCAAGTTGTATAAGAGGTACAATTAAAGGGACACCAGCACATGCGGCGAGACCGGAGGAAGGCAATAATCCTATTGAAGCAGCGGCCCTTTTGGTTCAAGCTTTACAAAAGATTCATGTCCAAACCGATGTGTCATACTCGATTAAAATGACTGAGCTGCATTGTGGAGAAGCATCGAATCTGATTCCAGAAACGGCACGATTCAGCGTTGATCTTCGGGCAAAATCAAATGAAGTCATGGAATTGCTTATAGATGAGGCGAAACAAACGATTCAATCCATTGAGGAGCTCTCAAAAACAAAGATTATTTTCCAACAAGATAGTTATTCTCCTGCTGCAGTGAAGAATGAACATGCTGTGATGCTGGCCGAAGAAGCCATTAAATCCGTCTTGGGAGAGAAATGTTTCGTACCCATGTGTGACTCTCCGGGTGCAGAAGACTTTCATTTCTACACACTAAAGCAACCAGATATGGTTGCCACCATGATTGGATTAGGTTGCGGATTGGAACCAGGCTTGCATCATCCAGAGATGCGATTTGACATTACAGCATTACTTAATGGAACAAAAATTTTAACAAAGCTGTTATTGGAAGCGGACAAACAGACTTGGTAACAACTCCGGTGAAGGAGGGAAGACATTTGAAAGATGAAGTAATCATTCACAACCTTCAAACTGTCACAGAGTTAGAAAAAGTACGTGAATTAGAGGCACTCATTTGGAGTTTGGAAGATTCTGTGCCGGTTAACCAAACGGTAGCCGCTGTAAAAAATGGCGGCTTCGTTCTTGGTGCTTTTCTCCATGAGAAGCTGATTGGTTTTCAATATAGCTTCCCAGGGTTTGATGGTGCGAAAGTGTATCTTTGCTCTCACAGCCTCGGAATTCATCCCGATTATCGTGCATTTGGTGTCGGCGAGAAACTGAAATGGGCTCAGAAGGAAACGGCGCTTCTAAAGGGCTATGAGTTAATCACATGGACCTATGATCCGCTCGAAACCGTAAATGCAAACTTAAATTTACATAAACTTGGCGGCGTCTGTTGTACGTATTTGGAAGATGTATACGGCGTGATGAATGATGGGTTGAACTCAGGAATGGCAACCGACCGTTTTTTAGTAGAGTGGCGACTAAAGTCCGATGGTGTGAAAAGGGACTTAGACCAAGATGGCCTGCACGTAATAAGTACAGATCAGTGTAATGGAAACTTAACTCCTGTGGAAATTCATTTGAACCTTACTGCTGACAAGCTTTTTGTATCAGTACCTGGGAATTTTCAAGCGATAAAGACTATCGATTTCTCCCTTGCCAAGCAATGGAGAGAGGCAACTCGAAAGGTGTTTAGTCACTATTTTCAAGAAGGATACATTGCTACTGATTTACGGAAGGAGAAAGAAAACCAATACTACTACGTTTTACAAAAGCTATAGCAAGGGGAATGTGAAATGGAAGTAAAGAGCATCATTTTAAGACATGTAAAAATGGACCTGTTAACCCCGTTCACTACAAGTGTCGGTACCGAGGTGGATAAGGACTTTATAATCGTGGAGGTACAGTCGAAAAGTGGTTTATCAGGATGGGCGGAGTCTGTTTCAATTATGGAGCCAATTTATAACGAAGAAACGGTAAAGACCAATTGGCATATCATGAGTGATTTTCTAATCCCCCTAATATTAAAAGAACCCCTTTCCCATCCGGATGAAGTGTCTGAGCGTTTTCAATTTATCCGTGGCAATTATAATGCAAAGGCTGCATTAGAGTGTGGAATCTGGGACTTATACGCAAAAGAAAAAAATTTTTCTTTATCAAAAGCGCTCGGTGGAGTGAAGGATCGGATTGAAGTAGGAGTAAGTGTAGGTATCCAAAAGTCAGAAGCCGCGATGCTTAAGCAGATTGAAGAGTATCTAAAAGAAGGGTATAAGCGTATTAAAGTGAAAATAAAGCCGGATTGGGATACTCAAATATTGAAATCCATTCGCCGAGAATTTCCTACGATTCCTTTAATGGCTGATGCCAATTGTGCTTATACATTAAAGGATATCGATCATCTTCAAGCATTAGATGAATTCAATTTAATGATGATCGAACAGCCGCTTGCCTGTGATGACATCATTGATCATGCATCGTTACAAGCGAAGCTTTCGACACCTATCTGTTTAGACGAAAGTATTCATTCTGCAGAAGATGCGAGAAAAGCTATACAGCTCGGAAGCTGCAAAATCATTAATTTAAAAATTGGTCGAGTTGGAGGACTTACAGAGTCAAGAAAGATACACGATCTATGTGTGGAAAATGAGATCCCCATGTGGTGTGGTGGAATGCTAGAAGCCGGAATTGGAAGAGCTCATAATATTGCCATTACATCTCTATCCAACTTTACGCTTCCAGGGGACACAGCCCCTTCATCCCACTACTGGAAGGAAGATATTATTTTACCGGAAGTAGAAATGAGCGATGGATTTATTACTGTACCGGACTTACCTGGAATTGGCTTTGAACCAAATCGGAATAAGATCAATCAAGTTACCCTTGAACAAAAGATCTTTTCATAGATAGTAAGGATATAGACTACTTTCCAGTCTATATCCTTTTTTATACTTTTTTTAGCATTTGGAAATAGGGTGAAAATAGACGATAATGTACTCATACATAGTAGAGGAGCGAAAATAATGTTGTCACAAAAACGGGAAAACATAAAAATTGGTAGCCAAGTAAAAGTGGTACAAAAAGCGGATCAACGAACAGGGAAATTAACAGAAGGTGTAGTTGCGAAAATCCTTACAAATAGCCCTACTCATCCACATGGTATCAAGGTGATGCTAGAAAATGGTGTGGTTGGGAGGGTAAAGGAAATATTATAATTTTCCATTAGTAGGTATTTTACAGACAAAGGAATTTTTATTTTGTTCACGTGCAAAGTAATGGTAGGAAAGTTAATTTTTGACGCGTGGAGGAAAAGAACATGCCTGATACACCTTCAATGACATCTTCAGAAATTGGAGCAATATGGATTACCTATCAACAAAAAACCATGCTTTTTCAAATGCTAGACTACTTTATTAATAAAGCGGACGATGATGAAGCAAAAGAAATCATGAGCTCCCTAAAAGGAGATATTCAACCATTTATTACACAAATGGTATCTATGTTTAATGAAGAGGGAATACCCATTCCAATTGGCTTTGTATCACAAGACGTAAATAAAGATGCACCGAAGCTTTATGATAATGGCTTTGATATTATGTTCGTCCGGTTAGTAAAAGAAATCAGTTCGGGGATGCATACCTTAAACTTAACCATGGTTTATCGCGAGGATATTATTCTCTTTTTTAGAGATCTAACAAAGATGACTCAAAAATATTATGATGATTGTACAAGGTATTTGCTGAAAAAGGGTCTTCTTCCGAGGGCACCATATGTCTCAATTGAAAAATCCATTGAATTTGTTAAAACAAATAACTACCTTGACGGGGCAAAACTATTTAGTGAAAAAAGACCCCTAAATGCGGTGGAAATTGCTCATATTTACCGTGGGGTTGAGTCGAATGTGACAGGGATGCAAATGATTTTTGGTTTTGCTCAGGTGGCGAAAGAAAAAGAAGCTAAGAAGTATTTTAAAAAGGGTGGAGAATTGGCAAAAGCAATTATAAAGGATATGAGTGAACTTCTTCTTCAGAACAATATACAAGTTCCAACAACGGCAGGTGGAAATATAACAGATTCAAAAGTTCCACCATTTTCGGATAAAATAATGATGTACTGTATCAGTCTATTCTGCAGCTTTTCGTTAGGAGGTAATTCAATCGGAACCGCTTTTAGCCTTCGCAACGATTTACCTTTAAAATTTGCTGCATATATGAAGGATATTTTTGAATATGCCCATGAGGGAGCAAAAATAATGATCCAGAACGGTTGGATGGAAGAGCCACCACAGACGATCAAGTAAATTGCTTTCTCTGGGTAGAATTAAATAAACTAAGAGCAGGAGCAAATCCTGCTCTTTTTCTCGATAGATTGGAGTGTAAAGGAATGAAATTAAGTATATTAGATCAATCCCCTTTAGTTTACGGAAAATCTCCACAGCAAGCCTTACAAGCATCGGTGGAGTTAGCAATAAGGGGAGAACAGCTAGGGTACACTCGATATTGGATTGCAGAACATCATGATTTTCCTGGTCTTACTTGCCCGGCACCGGAAGTGATGTTGGCGTATGTTGGTGCTAACACCTCAACTATCCGAATCGGTGCTGGAGCTATCCTGCTTCCTCATTATAAACCTTTGGTCATTTCATGAGTGAAAAGCCAGGTCCTGAGATTGTAAAGAGCTATATTGATCATTTTCAGCCAAGCCGAAAAGATGCTCCAGAAACAATTGTTGCCGTCTCCGTTATATGTGCAGAGACCACTGAAAGAGCGGAGGAACTTGCAATGAGTGGGCTTCTATGGAACCTTCAACTTTCTAAAGGGGATGGTAGAAAAGGTGTTCCTACATTAGAGGAAGCAAAGCAGTACAAATATACAGAGGAAGAGATAAAAAAAATGGAACACATGAAAAACAAAATCGTTGTTGGTAATCCAGGGGAAGTAGTAGGGAGACTAAAGAGCCTTCAAAAAGTATATCAGGCAGACGAGATCATGATTGTTTCTATAACACATTCCTATCAGGAGCGGTTACGCTCGTATGAGCTAATATCTGAAGAGTTGAAAAAAACGTATGAGAAATAACGGCCAAAAGGAAAATTAGCTGATAATCGCGGAAGAATTTACATTTATGAAATTATTTTAACTGAAAAAATTTTTTCCCCTTAATAGGTAACCTTCCCTATCAGCTTAATATAATAAAGTAAGACAAGAAACTGGGAGGGGGGAAGGGTTGAGGAAGCTTTTTGGACTACTATTCATTTCAATTGTGTTACTCATTGGGTGTACAAAGAATACGGACGATCCTGTTACACAACCATCTGTAGGCGAGAACCCGGCAAACGAGGAGCCTGTAGATAATCCTAGTCAGGATCAGGATGATGGAGAAGATACAGATGACAACCCAGGAACAACTGATCAAGGAAGTCCTGGTGTGTCAAAAGTGAAAATATTTCTTATTGGAATAGACGACAATGGAGCGAGCGGAAAGAAAATAGGTGCAAACGACAGTGCTATACCGGTACTAGTCGATGTTGAACCAACGAAGGCGCCATTAAAGGCAGCACTTACCAAGCTTTTTTCCTTAAATGAACAAATGTACGGCCAATCTGGGTTTTATCACTCTCTTTATCAATCAGACTTAGATATTAAAAGTGTGATAATTGACGATGGTGAGGCAGTTATTGAACTTACAGGTAATCTAAAACTAGGTGGGGCACTTGATAACCCTCGCGTAAAAGCGCAAATAGAAGAAACGGCATTACAGTTTGATAGTGTGAAAAAGGTTTCTGTATTTATTGATGGGAAAAAACTAGATGAAGTGTTATCGCTTAAGTGAGATTTATATAGACGAAAAAAGCTTGAAGTGAGAACTTCAGGCTATTTTATTTACATAAGTGCACGCTTGATAACAAAGAATAGAGTGGAAATGTATTAAAAAATAGTGGTGATAAAATGTTATGTCAATCAAGTGAGGACCTACAGGCATTGGTTGAAGAAGCAAAAAAATGTACCATTTATGGGAGGGTTGCCGATTATATTCCTGCTCTGGGAAAAGCGAATCAGGATGACCTTTCCATTGCGATACAATATCCAGATGGCAGCTGTATTTCAGCAGGAAATATAGAAAAGAAAATTAGCCTGCAAAGCATTTCAAAGGTGATTAGTCTAGCTCTTGTGTTAATGGACCATGGACCTGATTATGTTTTTGAACGTGTTGGCATGGAACCTACGGGAGACCCATTTAATTCGATTGCAAAGCTAGAAACTATGGCGGTAGCAAAGCCACTAAACCCAATGATAAACGCAGGTGCGATCGTTGTCACTCATATGATTAAGGGGAATTCCATTGACGAAAGATTTGGTCGCTTACTAACATTTGTTCAACAATTAACTGATGACCCTGATGTAAGTTATTCTCAAGAGGTAGCTAGCTCAGAATTAGAGACGGCCGACTTAAATCGCGCATTAAGCTTTTTTATCAAACAGCATGGAATCATTAATGAAGATGTGGAACAATTATTGGATTTGTATACAAAGCAATGTGCTATTGAAATGAATTGTTTGGATTTAGCTAGAATTGGCGTGGTGTTTGCTATGGATGGAAAAGACCCAGCGAGTGGGAAACAACTGATGCCTAAAGAAGTAGCTAGAATATGTAAGACTTTTATGGTCACTTGTGGGATGTATAATGCATCAGGTGAATTTGCCATAAAAATAGGGATTCCTGCCAAAAGCGGAGTGTCCGGTGGAATCATGGGGGCTGTTCCTGAACGGTTTGGCATAGGTATTTTCGGTCCAGCACTAGACGAAAAAGGAAACAGCATTGCTGGAATCAAATTATTGGAATTGTTATCGAAAAATTATAAGCTAAGTATGTTTTAAGAATATAAATTTTAACGAATGAAACAAGAAAACCCACCGAACAGTGGGTTTTCTTGATTAAGAAGACTGTGGATCAGGTACTTTTGTTAATATAACAAGACCAATGATAAATAAGATGACGAGGCTGAATACACCGCTGCTTGTGTGGCCAGTTATTTGAGCCGTTGCTGCAACAAGTAATGGCCCCATAATAGAGGCGAATTTTCCGAAAATGTTATAAAAGCCAAAAAATTCATTAGAGCGTTCCTTTGGTACAAGCTTTGCAAAGTATGATCGACTTAAGGCTTGAATTCCACCTTGAGATGAGGCAACAAGCATGGCCAGTATCCAGAAATCAGTGGCTGTCTCGAGAAAGAACGCATAAATACAAACAATGATATAGACCAAGATTCCAACGTAAAGCATTCTTTTTTCAGAAAATTTTTCAGCAAGCTTTCCGTACAGAATCGCAAAGGGAGCAGCAACAACTTGGGTTACAAATAATACGATTAAAAGGGTCGTAGAACCAATACCTAGATCCGTTCCATAGGCAGTCGACATCGTAATAATGGTACCAACACCATCGATGTAAAAGAAATACGCTAATAAAAATAAGAATAAAGCCCGATACTTTTTAATTTCCTTAAAGGTTTCTGCTAGCCTTTTGAAGCTACTTGCTACAGGCTTAGGATCACGAGGGATATAATAGATTTGATTTACATTTTTAAAGATTGGTATCGAAAATACCCCCCACCAAAGAGCGGTAATGACAAATGAAATTTGGCTGGCTGAAGTCGTAGAGATAGGAATGATCTTAGATTGTGCGAGCATAATAATCGCAATACTAATGATAAAAGGAATGGTACTTCCTATATACCCAAGACTAAACCCACGTGCTGACACACGACTCATTCGATCCTCTGTGGCAACATCAACCAAAAAGGCATCATAGAATACATTCGATCCGGACGAACCAATTACAGCGATCGTGTAAAAAATTAAAAGCCATAACCATTGGTCACTGGGAACAAAAGCTAGTGCTGCGGTCATTGATATGCCTAATGCAACAAAGAAGGTAAAAAACTTTTTCTTAAAGCCTTGATAATCCGCAATTGTACCCAAAATGGGAGCTAGTAGAGCTAGAATGGAAGTTGCAATTGCGATGGTATAGCCTAAATACGCAGTTGAATCGGCTGCATCAACTCCGGAGTTATTAGCTGCTGCCTTATAAAACAGTGGAAAGACAGCAGTAGAGATAATGATAGAATAAGCAGAGCTTGCCCAATCATACATAATCCAGCTTTTCTCTTCTCTGCTAAAGCGCTTCATAAGATTCCCCCTTGAATGGTTACTTCCATTTTTACATAAAAAACAGTTTCATAGATTAGGTTTGGAACTATTTTTACAAACGTTTTACATTATTAGTAACTCTTCTAACACTCTCCCATCAACTGCACCTAGGTCGAGCCCAAGGAGGCGAGCTAGAGTTGGACCTTCATCAATAAGCCTTATGGATGTTAGGGCTTGGCCTGTTCGGATTCCATTGCCGCTTGCAATGAAGAGGGTATTGTAGTCACTTTTTTCTGGTGAATAACCGTGGCAAGCTTTTGTATACTTTCCTTGGATATCTTTTCTGTACCAATACCAATCCGGAGAGACTTTTCCAGGCTGAAGTAAGGTGTTATTAATAATTCCATGATTCTTTGGTAGTTTTCCAGTTACAATTGTTGCATGACAAGGATACGTAACAGAGGGATAAATCGTCTGTACATTTTTGCAGTAGGAGCTATTTCTTAGTAGCTTTTGAAAATTCGGTAGTGTTTCTAGCAGTGGAAAGTCTAAGCTTGATAAGCAGTCAAACGAAATGACAATTAAATGGTTTGTCAAACGTTCCATGAATGACCTCCGTTATGTAGTTTGAATCTCTACCTTCATCATATCAAAAAGGATTTCAATTTTCAGAAAAAAATGGAAATACCACAGAAAAAAGACGATGGAGCGCGTGCTCCATCGTCCGTCTTAGTTCTTATTTAAATAGAAGGATTTTACCTACTGTTCCGTCAGCACTTTGGCCAATTACACGAACTTTTAACCCCAATTGAGGTACGTTACGTCCGGCATCAACCAAGCCTTTGTTTGAATAATCTGCACTGTCATCAAATAATGGAGAGCGTTGAGTAAAATTATCTTTCATCGTGATTCCTAGAATACTAGTGTAATCTAAGAACATTTTATCTGTTTTATTAACATTGAAGGCTGCATCATGAATTTGGTAGCGAGTAGAACCAACTGCACCATCACTCCAGTAATTCGTGTGCTGATCCGCGTCAACGACACCAACAAAACCATCCCCAGGATGAATTCCAGTCCAGTTAGAATCGTACTTTTTATCAACATACCAAACGA from Robertmurraya sp. FSL R5-0851 includes the following:
- a CDS encoding MurR/RpiR family transcriptional regulator, translated to MEQKTVTQMIKGNFSALSSGQKKVAEFLLEHLDEGSLLTAFQIGRKVGVSETTVIRLAYALGFSGYSEMQETIRREWLTHVQPGKSEGKPSSRDGFEENQLFHQIIEKESQVLNQLLNQLEIDQIWQVVDELHQSKQIFIAGFGSSYAAAYWLYYALKQMRENVVLSSPTGFLPEEICELDEQSTVIMFSYPRYRSESLKLANYANNQKATLIAITDRQLSPIGQLAQLTLTTEEHLESSHHSIASVIGLLQVIISGMNKRNTQNSHVRQKKLEQLYSEQNIFLE
- a CDS encoding GerMN domain-containing protein; this translates as MRKLFGLLFISIVLLIGCTKNTDDPVTQPSVGENPANEEPVDNPSQDQDDGEDTDDNPGTTDQGSPGVSKVKIFLIGIDDNGASGKKIGANDSAIPVLVDVEPTKAPLKAALTKLFSLNEQMYGQSGFYHSLYQSDLDIKSVIIDDGEAVIELTGNLKLGGALDNPRVKAQIEETALQFDSVKKVSVFIDGKKLDEVLSLK
- a CDS encoding DUF3231 family protein; translated protein: MPDTPSMTSSEIGAIWITYQQKTMLFQMLDYFINKADDDEAKEIMSSLKGDIQPFITQMVSMFNEEGIPIPIGFVSQDVNKDAPKLYDNGFDIMFVRLVKEISSGMHTLNLTMVYREDIILFFRDLTKMTQKYYDDCTRYLLKKGLLPRAPYVSIEKSIEFVKTNNYLDGAKLFSEKRPLNAVEIAHIYRGVESNVTGMQMIFGFAQVAKEKEAKKYFKKGGELAKAIIKDMSELLLQNNIQVPTTAGGNITDSKVPPFSDKIMMYCISLFCSFSLGGNSIGTAFSLRNDLPLKFAAYMKDIFEYAHEGAKIMIQNGWMEEPPQTIK
- a CDS encoding amidohydrolase; this encodes MVLLENFIDTERKQILNTYKELHELAEPSWKEEKTSLYVRQKLERAGFDVQTFQGHYGLIAEIKGESHEVIAVRADMDALLQEIDGVVQANHSCGHDGHSTMVLFTALALAKIKHHHTIRFIFQPAEEKAEGALKMIEEGALENVKFLCGIHLRPAFEVANGMAAPVILHGASSCIRGTIKGTPAHAARPEEGNNPIEAAALLVQALQKIHVQTDVSYSIKMTELHCGEASNLIPETARFSVDLRAKSNEVMELLIDEAKQTIQSIEELSKTKIIFQQDSYSPAAVKNEHAVMLAEEAIKSVLGEKCFVPMCDSPGAEDFHFYTLKQPDMVATMIGLGCGLEPGLHHPEMRFDITALLNGTKILTKLLLEADKQTW
- a CDS encoding YwbE family protein; translated protein: MLSQKRENIKIGSQVKVVQKADQRTGKLTEGVVAKILTNSPTHPHGIKVMLENGVVGRVKEIL
- the menC gene encoding o-succinylbenzoate synthase, yielding MEVKSIILRHVKMDLLTPFTTSVGTEVDKDFIIVEVQSKSGLSGWAESVSIMEPIYNEETVKTNWHIMSDFLIPLILKEPLSHPDEVSERFQFIRGNYNAKAALECGIWDLYAKEKNFSLSKALGGVKDRIEVGVSVGIQKSEAAMLKQIEEYLKEGYKRIKVKIKPDWDTQILKSIRREFPTIPLMADANCAYTLKDIDHLQALDEFNLMMIEQPLACDDIIDHASLQAKLSTPICLDESIHSAEDARKAIQLGSCKIINLKIGRVGGLTESRKIHDLCVENEIPMWCGGMLEAGIGRAHNIAITSLSNFTLPGDTAPSSHYWKEDIILPEVEMSDGFITVPDLPGIGFEPNRNKINQVTLEQKIFS
- a CDS encoding YjiH family protein, with translation MTNASNVRAERKEASQRSFSVQDYMKFILPSLIGIMLFIIPISNGEGITIPVAFLASQLNNVFVDQIPAFATGVIILSVLGSLIAVIAKPQFIIENTFLNKLLNVSKFWLIARVLGAIFTVIALTEVGPEFISSENTGGMLLFSLLPILLTTFLLAGFLLPLLLNFGLLEFFGALTMKIMRPIFKLPGRSSLDCLASWVGDGTIGVLLTTKQYEEGYYTKREAAVIATTFSVVSITFTIVVIQYLNLDKYFLHYYATIVIAGLAAAVIMPRIPPLSRKADTGYEHATLVKETSIPAGTSYAQWGLEQAVSKAKTNTSIKATLKEGLQNVLDMWMGVLPIVMAIGVTALVIAEFTPVFSILGKPFEPILTLMQIPEADQAAQTMVVGFADMFLPAIIGSGIESELTRFVIACVSVTQLIYLSEMGGLLLGSKLPVSFKDLVLIFLIRTAITLPIVAIAAHIIF
- a CDS encoding LLM class flavin-dependent oxidoreductase, producing MKLSILDQSPLVYGKSPQQALQASVELAIRGEQLGYTRYWIAEHHDFPGLTCPAPEVMLAYVGANTSTIRIGAGAILLPHYKPLVIS
- a CDS encoding GNAT family N-acetyltransferase → MKDEVIIHNLQTVTELEKVRELEALIWSLEDSVPVNQTVAAVKNGGFVLGAFLHEKLIGFQYSFPGFDGAKVYLCSHSLGIHPDYRAFGVGEKLKWAQKETALLKGYELITWTYDPLETVNANLNLHKLGGVCCTYLEDVYGVMNDGLNSGMATDRFLVEWRLKSDGVKRDLDQDGLHVISTDQCNGNLTPVEIHLNLTADKLFVSVPGNFQAIKTIDFSLAKQWREATRKVFSHYFQEGYIATDLRKEKENQYYYVLQKL
- the glsA gene encoding glutaminase A; amino-acid sequence: MLCQSSEDLQALVEEAKKCTIYGRVADYIPALGKANQDDLSIAIQYPDGSCISAGNIEKKISLQSISKVISLALVLMDHGPDYVFERVGMEPTGDPFNSIAKLETMAVAKPLNPMINAGAIVVTHMIKGNSIDERFGRLLTFVQQLTDDPDVSYSQEVASSELETADLNRALSFFIKQHGIINEDVEQLLDLYTKQCAIEMNCLDLARIGVVFAMDGKDPASGKQLMPKEVARICKTFMVTCGMYNASGEFAIKIGIPAKSGVSGGIMGAVPERFGIGIFGPALDEKGNSIAGIKLLELLSKNYKLSMF
- a CDS encoding MFS transporter, which translates into the protein MKRFSREEKSWIMYDWASSAYSIIISTAVFPLFYKAAANNSGVDAADSTAYLGYTIAIATSILALLAPILGTIADYQGFKKKFFTFFVALGISMTAALAFVPSDQWLWLLIFYTIAVIGSSGSNVFYDAFLVDVATEDRMSRVSARGFSLGYIGSTIPFIISIAIIMLAQSKIIPISTTSASQISFVITALWWGVFSIPIFKNVNQIYYIPRDPKPVASSFKRLAETFKEIKKYRALFLFLLAYFFYIDGVGTIITMSTAYGTDLGIGSTTLLIVLFVTQVVAAPFAILYGKLAEKFSEKRMLYVGILVYIIVCIYAFFLETATDFWILAMLVASSQGGIQALSRSYFAKLVPKERSNEFFGFYNIFGKFASIMGPLLVAATAQITGHTSSGVFSLVILFIIGLVILTKVPDPQSS